The Pirellulales bacterium genome has a segment encoding these proteins:
- a CDS encoding Gfo/Idh/MocA family oxidoreductase, with the protein MKPVNVAVVGVGHLGRIHARILAGLPQFSLVGLVDPIAENLDRATADFQAPGFRNVRDLRGTIDAAVIATPTRFHHQVASELLAEGVHLLVEKPLASTYDEACSLVDLAKRHGAVLQVGHVERFNPAYASALPHVGAPKYISAVRRSGFSFRSTDIGVVLDLMIHDIDLVLSLVRSPLRQVEALGLALFGRHEDVANARLAFENGCVAELSASRASRSPARTMDVWSARTMASLDFSARVASVIRPSAAILRREVDIERLAPAERDALKDKLLTEHLPVEQLTSVPRDAITAELEDFAESIQTGRAPQVTGEAGRDAVDVAERVLAKIARHAWDGTPDGVVGPQVAPSRQIIPGPHWGKKPSTSPVERREAG; encoded by the coding sequence TTGAAGCCGGTCAATGTGGCCGTGGTCGGGGTAGGGCATTTGGGTAGGATTCATGCCAGGATCCTGGCCGGCCTGCCGCAATTCTCACTGGTCGGGCTGGTCGATCCGATCGCGGAAAATCTTGATCGCGCCACGGCCGATTTTCAAGCGCCGGGCTTCCGCAACGTTCGCGACTTACGCGGCACGATCGATGCAGCCGTGATCGCCACGCCAACCCGCTTTCATCATCAGGTGGCCAGCGAGCTATTGGCCGAGGGCGTTCATCTGTTGGTGGAAAAGCCGCTGGCTTCGACCTACGACGAAGCATGCTCGCTCGTGGATCTGGCCAAACGTCACGGTGCGGTATTGCAAGTAGGCCATGTCGAGCGTTTCAACCCTGCTTATGCTTCCGCGTTGCCGCATGTCGGCGCGCCCAAGTACATCTCGGCCGTGCGACGTTCGGGTTTTTCTTTTCGATCGACCGACATCGGGGTTGTCCTGGACCTGATGATCCACGACATCGACCTGGTGTTGTCGCTGGTTCGTTCGCCGCTAAGGCAGGTCGAGGCACTGGGCCTGGCACTGTTTGGCCGACACGAAGATGTGGCAAACGCTCGACTGGCATTCGAAAATGGCTGCGTAGCCGAATTAAGTGCCTCGCGCGCCAGCCGCTCGCCGGCACGCACGATGGACGTCTGGTCGGCGCGCACGATGGCGAGTCTCGATTTTAGCGCCCGGGTTGCTTCGGTAATCCGTCCCAGCGCCGCCATCTTGCGGCGCGAGGTCGATATCGAACGGCTGGCGCCTGCCGAACGGGACGCTCTCAAAGACAAGTTGCTCACCGAGCACTTGCCCGTCGAGCAACTGACGTCGGTGCCGCGCGACGCGATCACGGCTGAACTCGAGGATTTTGCCGAGAGCATTCAGACCGGGCGCGCACCACAAGTAACGGGAGAAGCGGGCCGCGATGCGGTCGATGTGGCAGAACGCGTGCTGGCCAAGATCGCTCGTCATGCCTGGGACGGCACCCCCGACGGCGTGGTCGGCCCACAGGTGGCCCCCTCTCGACAGATCATTCCGGGACCGCATTGGGGCAAAAAGCCCTCGACGTCGCCGGTCGAACGTCGCGAAGCTGGCTGA
- the lpxA gene encoding acyl-ACP--UDP-N-acetylglucosamine O-acyltransferase codes for MATYVSEHVAIDARAEIDVDVEIGPFCVIGPHVRIGKGTRLENNVTIMGHVTIGQNNHLYPGVVIGGEPQDISYQGSDTQVVIGDSNCFREGVTINRATEKEDGITSVGNHNFLMACSHVAHDCRLGDHIIIANGTLLGGHVHVDNHASISGAVGVHHYASIGSYAFVAGMSRVLHDVPPFMLVDGHPTRPRCINVVALKRNNFSPESIDSLAEAHRLLFRAKVGLAHAREILRGNDQITPEVTDLLAFIERQQEGKHGRARERRRAS; via the coding sequence ATGGCTACCTACGTCTCTGAGCACGTGGCGATCGACGCTCGCGCCGAAATCGACGTCGATGTCGAAATTGGACCGTTCTGCGTCATTGGCCCGCACGTTCGCATCGGCAAGGGAACGCGACTCGAAAACAACGTGACCATCATGGGGCACGTTACAATCGGTCAGAACAATCATCTTTACCCAGGCGTGGTGATCGGCGGCGAGCCGCAGGACATCAGCTATCAGGGTAGCGACACTCAGGTCGTGATCGGCGATTCGAATTGCTTCCGCGAGGGTGTCACGATCAATCGTGCGACCGAGAAGGAAGACGGCATCACGTCGGTAGGAAACCACAACTTCCTCATGGCTTGCAGCCACGTGGCGCACGATTGCCGCCTGGGCGACCACATCATCATCGCCAACGGAACGTTGCTGGGTGGACATGTACATGTCGACAACCACGCGTCGATTTCTGGAGCCGTGGGTGTTCATCACTACGCCAGCATTGGATCGTACGCGTTTGTCGCCGGCATGAGCCGTGTGTTGCACGATGTTCCGCCGTTTATGCTCGTGGATGGGCATCCCACGCGACCGCGCTGCATTAACGTGGTGGCGCTGAAAAGAAACAACTTCTCGCCCGAGTCCATCGATAGCCTGGCCGAGGCGCATCGGCTATTGTTCCGGGCCAAAGTGGGTTTGGCGCACGCCCGCGAGATTCTTCGCGGCAACGACCAGATCACGCCCGAGGTGACCGATTTGCTGGCATTCATCGAGCGTCAGCAAGAGGGCAAACACGGCCGCGCTCGCGAGCGCAGGAGAGCCTCTTGA
- a CDS encoding OmpH family outer membrane protein encodes MIHSLRRSTIAALVSALAATSVSLAQAPQQPLRPAGPPQGTAGPAQGGGVPNGGAPSGAAPAHHPQGHTGAAASVAIIDLPYILKNHGGFNQRLEELRREAEGVENDFKSKRDAIQKIMVQLEELQRGSPDYKKLEEEITKRQAGLSVDINIAKKKFQEAEARIYYEVYQQILAEVRYYAEVNRIGLVLKFNGDEANKDNPDEIMREMQKMVLYYNHSMDITPIILEKMKGQPVRPGGNNPAAQRTGVQPRRQ; translated from the coding sequence GTGATCCACTCCCTTCGCCGAAGTACGATCGCGGCACTCGTGTCAGCGCTGGCTGCGACCAGCGTTTCTCTCGCTCAGGCCCCGCAGCAACCTCTGCGTCCCGCAGGACCGCCCCAAGGTACAGCCGGACCCGCACAGGGTGGCGGTGTACCGAACGGTGGCGCCCCCTCCGGAGCAGCACCAGCGCACCATCCGCAAGGCCACACGGGCGCCGCTGCCAGCGTCGCGATTATCGACCTGCCGTACATCCTGAAGAATCACGGCGGATTCAATCAACGGCTCGAGGAGTTGCGTCGCGAGGCCGAGGGAGTGGAAAACGATTTCAAGTCCAAACGCGATGCCATCCAGAAGATCATGGTCCAGCTCGAAGAGCTGCAACGCGGCAGCCCCGACTACAAGAAACTCGAAGAAGAGATCACCAAGCGCCAGGCAGGCCTGAGCGTTGACATCAACATCGCCAAGAAGAAATTTCAAGAGGCGGAAGCCAGAATCTACTACGAGGTCTATCAGCAGATTCTGGCCGAAGTTCGCTACTATGCCGAAGTCAATCGTATTGGCCTGGTCCTGAAGTTCAACGGCGACGAAGCCAACAAGGACAATCCCGACGAGATTATGCGCGAGATGCAAAAGATGGTGCTGTATTACAACCACAGCATGGACATCACGCCCATCATACTTGAGAAAATGAAGGGACAGCCCGTGCGACCCGGTGGTAATAACCCCGCAGCGCAACGGACTGGCGTTCAGCCGCGCCGGCAATAA
- the lpxC gene encoding UDP-3-O-acyl-N-acetylglucosamine deacetylase, which yields MYIPRQQRTIERSATVAGFGYWSGRDVRVEFRPAAPDTGVVFVRDDLPKPLKIPATVAQRVETPRRTTLRAGGASVEMVEHIMAALAGLRIDNCEVWVNAVEMPGCDGSSLPFVEALSDAGVVNQNADRTTLVVREVTRLGDIDSWIEARPSAGPGMSVKFRIDYGSSTAIGRQTLTLPITPDSFRRELAPSRTFMLKSEADWLVAQGLGSRASTKDLLVFDAEGPIDNELRFRDECVRHKALDLVGDLALAGCDLVGHFVAHRSGHRLNAELVRVLLMEGDMVTARRRSA from the coding sequence ATGTACATTCCAAGACAGCAACGCACCATCGAGAGGTCGGCGACCGTCGCGGGCTTCGGGTATTGGAGTGGGCGTGACGTACGCGTCGAGTTTCGCCCCGCGGCGCCGGATACGGGCGTCGTATTCGTACGAGATGATTTGCCAAAGCCGCTGAAGATTCCGGCTACGGTGGCGCAGCGCGTGGAAACACCGCGGCGCACCACTTTACGCGCCGGAGGCGCCAGTGTGGAAATGGTCGAGCACATCATGGCCGCCTTGGCCGGGCTGCGCATCGACAATTGCGAAGTATGGGTCAACGCGGTGGAAATGCCCGGCTGCGACGGATCGAGCTTGCCGTTTGTCGAAGCCCTCTCCGACGCGGGCGTAGTGAATCAGAATGCGGATCGCACGACCTTGGTGGTCCGCGAGGTCACCAGGCTGGGCGACATCGATAGTTGGATCGAGGCCCGCCCTTCGGCTGGTCCGGGAATGTCGGTCAAGTTCCGCATCGACTATGGGTCGAGCACCGCTATCGGTCGTCAGACGCTGACGCTGCCGATCACGCCCGACTCGTTTCGCCGTGAACTGGCGCCGAGCCGGACGTTCATGCTGAAAAGTGAGGCCGATTGGCTCGTCGCCCAGGGGTTGGGCAGCCGCGCGTCGACCAAGGACCTGTTGGTTTTCGATGCCGAGGGGCCGATCGACAACGAGCTAAGATTTCGCGACGAATGCGTGCGTCATAAGGCACTCGATCTGGTCGGTGATTTGGCGCTGGCCGGCTGCGACCTGGTCGGGCACTTCGTGGCGCATCGCAGCGGCCATCGGCTGAATGCGGAACTGGTTCGCGTGCTGCTGATGGAGGGAGACATGGTGACGGCGCGCCGCCGCTCGGCGTAA